ATTAGTAGGAGAGTCCACCTTATCTCTATTAAcagtagcaagcctctccaaaggtgaaccagacttagctcccaacagacatcttggtacagacttcggcactagGGGCATGACATGACCTTTATgctgagcaatcctatcagcaatcgtactagccattctcgacATGGTAGGCGCCATAGGCTCAGATTTAGCAGCCTTATTTTTTCTCCCCATTCGAAGAAGTTATGTCAATCACAAGCATCTCGGCAGCAAGTAGGCCCTCATGAGCTGCAGAGGAAGTTTTCAGTCGTTATCAACAggtatctcttgagcaggcggggaagatctcttctttccaccatCATTCATAGTAGGCTCTACAATAGCGATCAGacaagccaatgcatccgccttgatcctctttacctcatctttcgGGAGCAGTCCACCTTACTTCCAACGAAGAGAACTAAGCAGCTAACGccattcacggtactcagcaAAGGAGATCAACCCAGCATTCTagcaggcaggaggcctgcatgcccagcaTTTCAGCAACCCATGAGGCTCACAACCTCCTCATTTCTTTCAgtcgccagcctggcccgagtaaggtccaagagcccaaaggacatgagtcatgtggctcgcctagcactgcgccccaaCGCCACAATCCGCGGCCCCGACCGCACAAGTTTCCtttggctcaagccaagccaaaCAGCCCAAGCAGTGGCCCCTGCCACGATCCCATAccgagccgactcctggcccctACCAACGGACTTactgcaccaccccgacggctgccctgcaatagcactatccaagaacaagacaagaaaaaattaaatttttcttacatcggtgcggcacagagaagatgaagaaatcaacgaaagacggttatttgcacgggcaagatataaaagattgctagaggagggggaacaaatatcctttaagctctctctttcttgtagggtagaataaattgctctccaaagttaatttaataacccacttaaggtggacttaaataggctttgggaGAAATTTacttccctttcctagaaggacctaatttcctattaaacagaaaatctacatcaaaataggaagcagtcctacgtttcctaaagcaagatgatctctacacctgctgccatttcatacgagcagcccaacaagtgtgggggcatttgtggagccaaaaataatcacaaggcgacacgtagatttttgggcaaaagaggacaaaaatacccttgaggcataacGGGTTTCCTATGCgtgagcagcgggcaatcatccctcaatgacgtcaaaagtgcccaaaaaaggtaacaaattcaaagttatctcatccatcctcatcttaggtaattacttcataacctataaattatttcatataaatagagattacttggctaattaatggattaattcctaattaatccattaatcaccaatttaATCACCCATTACATCAAATAAGTCACCCAAATTAATCCCAAAAGCTAGTCAAAACCAGCCACTTCCCTTTGCTCCTTACCTTTCTTATTTTCTCCGCTTTATTACCCAAATAAAGTTAGTCATTCAATTTGATAAACCCCCATTTATTTcgttcatatttaattagccaataaattggctaattaaaccacaaattcaacaaaaaatccACAAGTTGGCCGGCCACTTTCTCTCCTAAGTGGACCGGCCTAGCCTTATAAATAGGCTcacattttcaccaaacacgGAGTCCAATCCTCTTGCAAAAAATCCTAaatactctaaacactctttctctctaaattctaactttggcatcggaggttcttcggccaaagcctccccatttatcgtgggcgcgtgaggctcttggccttgacctaaggtgttaattattttgtaggtgtaattttgtccaagaagaagaagaaggcggaaatttgcatccacattggagacagaagaagaggagagggaagaagaaggaggaggaacaTGAAAGTACTTTCATAGCATGGTGGATCTAGTTCTTACCGAAGCAAGAGCGACAAGCCGGCCGACCTGCAAAAAGGGCTGCTTGACGAGAAGGCAaccttcatattttttttttttggttttttttttttttttttttaagtttaattgtgtcttttcaattaataaaatattcttgtcaaaataactaattaaaataCTTGTttacttttaattgttaaataaaaattaataattaattaaattttttattccatTTGACGAATGAGTGGGCCCCATTCCTATCACATCATTATTTAACaactaaattaacaaaaaatttaactgAGGTCTAACATTGCAACGAATTTATaagttgaggtatgacattacaatgtttaaaacatgaggtatgagattgtaatcAACCCATAATTGAGgtatttttgtgtaatttaccctttgttttttcacttaaaatttatcttaatacaccatACATATTTTTGCATAACACATTCACACCCTACACTCTCATCATAAACCCCACATTTTTAACATACACTcaacatttttcacatcaattgCGAATACAtactttatgtttttatttttattttttacttttgtatAATCATAAAACCGCGCAAATGCATAGCAAGCTTGACCTCAACATGAAACAACAACCATGCAAATGCCAGTGCAAAATTAAGGAAGCTGTTAGTCATTCTTTGCGACTGCAAGAGTCAAAAACACCCCTAGCGTAATGTCTTGATGGCATTCAGAATTAGGCAGTATGCAACAGTATAGTGGAGAGCCTCCTCAACAACCTTAGGATACTACTTCCACAATTCATTGCATTGCCTAGACCGAGAACCTCCTTAACAACCTTAGGATCACAGTATGTAACAACATAGTAGAGAGCCTAAGCATCATCTAACGTAATATCAGACTCCTTAAGCAGAAGTCCTACCAGTTCAACATCATCAGAATCCTTGTGGATTCTCCTGATTCTCTTATCCTTTATCGGCTCAATTTCTTACACATTTGATTCACCATTTTCCTGAGATTTGAGACGAAGCAGTTTGATATCATTTGAAACTTCAAGCGGAAGCTCTTTCTCTATAGCCATGTTGTCAAGATTGAACCTTGCTACCCTATGGATGCAGTGTGAGAGCAGTTGACTCAGTTGGCAATGGACGGCAACCCCTCTCACATCAGACCTCTTGATGTTAATAACCATGTTCCATtcgttaaaaataatttttttttaattaacgtgtttgtagtttcatttatTAGAGTTTTGTTCTATAATGGAGTTGAAATTGATTttgtagttgaagaagataaataattttggaatatttgaggtgtatttataatttattttactttttaaaaaaaagccaTAGATAAAGGTTTTCTAGTTAAGTCAGAATTTGGACCGCAGAGAAAATATCCCTTTTGACCAACCAAATCAGTTCAGATTTGATCTCAAATGATCTTTTTTTATAGCTTGACACGTCCTCTTCAAGTCCTCAAAAGGAACCTTCCTCAAAAAACACTGTCTTGATCGTCAAAATGCCCAAAACGTTCCTAAACGTCAATGTTGGAAAGCAATGCACACAGCCTTCTTTTATTCGCTCAGTCAAACAACACtgaattaaaatacaaaattttggaacaatcatcttgaaagactcgcAAACCAGCTCCAGTTGGACTTACTCCAAAATTCCTACGTGATGCCCAAAGTAGATTCGCATGTCTTATAATTGAAATATAAAGTAAAATATGAAAATTCTACCAAATTaacatataaattaaaattaagaataggttaaatatatattataagatCGACTCATCAATATTTTACACAAATCTACTTTAAGAAATCGTACGGGTttgaatcatgaatgcaatgAGTTGAAGAATAAGATCCTAACTACCTAGGACAGTCCATCACTTGCATGTTTTTACACATAAGTTAATTAAGATTTTTATGCTCCATTGATATTAAAATGTAGGTGgtaagaaaaaatataaactTTAAGGAAACCTAACAACCTCAATTCTATATTTATAGATTAAACCACATCTGTGGGCTACAACATTTATAAGAACAGGacaatttacatatttttttcctCTACTGCACGTGACGGTACAGGCCACGGGCACCAATGTTGTGGAATTCATACTTACAAAATTAAAGCGTATTCATAcatcatttattttaaagaattttaaaaagtcatagattttaatagactttgagtgcatttatgaaatgattttTGTTATAGCAAAACTGCTTCCTTTAAGATTTTAttggatttcattttttttcaattctctAATGATATACTTCATCATCCATCATAATGCAATGATTATTATTATCACCACTTCTATCATCATGTTATCATAATCACTTACCTTTAGGCCAAATAATGACCTAGTGGACTCCATAAAATTATATTCCAGCTCTTGATTGTAAATGAGCTTTAAGGCAAATAAGAccatattttttcatttttgaacaTTTAGCCCTTGTGGCCTTAGTTCATTCAAAAGGAGAAGCAAAAGCCATTAACCAAGAGATACAACTGTTAGTTTTATTCCATTTTTCTCCACCACTTTATCTCTTGCTTTATATTTGAAATATTCCCACAAAATACGACTCATCCCCTAGACTGACACTTGGAAACCATATACATATTTATAAGCCACGTCAActtttttgatgaaattgacaAAATCTAGGTAAACAATAAGAACAACAATTAAGCTTAATTTTATTAAGTGGGATGAATGTCAAATTTCAAAGGGAGTTAAGTGTGCAAAATGTCAACGTTAAGAAGAAGTGGGATTGAAGTCAAGTTTCAAGAGGTATTgcgaataaaaaaataataataataaaaaaattaaaaaaaattgtttacttGGTGGCTTGGATAACTCTGGAAATTGGTAAAAATGAACTTTATAGTCATACAGAGACAAGTTCAAGCACGCCCCCTGGTGCCGTAGTCAGGggcggatccacagtggggtcaaTGGGGTCACACGACCCCTTGGAAGGCATGGAAATAACCTTGGAGCTGCTGGTGCGACCTCTTGGATCTGCTGGTGCGACCTCTTGGAGCTGCACACCATGTGGTCGACAAAATGtctgaaagaagaagaaagagttcAATTGTAggttgaagaagaaggaggCTGCTGGCGCGTGGATAGCCTCCTCGAACTTTGAGAGAGAATTCGCAGCCTCCGGTCTCGACCAAGCAACAAGCAAAATGCCGAAGCAGATCCATGAGATCAAGGATTTCCTTCTAACTGCAAGAAGGAAGGATGCCCGCAATGTCAAAATCAAGAGGACCAAGGATGCTGTCAAGTTCAAGGTTCAGTGCTCCAAGTACctttacacactttgtgtgtttgATTCCGAGAATGCCGACAAGTTGAAGCAATCTCTTCCTCCAGGTTTGAACGTTCA
The nucleotide sequence above comes from Malus sylvestris chromosome 16, drMalSylv7.2, whole genome shotgun sequence. Encoded proteins:
- the LOC126607729 gene encoding 60S ribosomal protein L38-like gives rise to the protein MGSHDPLEGMEITLELLKKKEFNCRLKKKEAAGAWIASSNFEREFAASGLDQATSKMPKQIHEIKDFLLTARRKDARNVKIKRTKDAVKFKVQCSKYLYTLCVFDSENADKLKQSLPPGLNVQDI